The Carassius carassius chromosome 34, fCarCar2.1, whole genome shotgun sequence genome has a segment encoding these proteins:
- the LOC132115205 gene encoding major facilitator superfamily domain-containing protein 12-like, translating into MSDQPVTLPMCRRLTYAVGHFFNDLCASMWFTYLLVYYNSVLGFNDKNAGALLLVGQIADGICTPLVGYESDRTSGCGKYGKRKTWHLVGTISVFASFPFILNPCIGCDERTPQTTGLIYIIPFIIIFQFGWAATQISHLSLIPELVTCEHAKVELTSYRYAFTVVANIVVYAVAWLLFHFQYQHTEDPSISQNLGWVDVPTFRYLALIMWAIGTVTSVIFHVGTKDEGVEPQESEETLIRSSSQNSGPLLQWKHWLIEPAFYQVALLYMFTRLIVNLSQTYIPMYLINSLSLPKNYIATIPLVMYVSGLVSSLVLKPVNKWIGTSMAYFVGLVPIMGFSFWVLVDTNMGPRVYGAAVLLGAGSAVILVMSLSMTANLIGDQRQSGAFVYGAMSFTDKVANGIGVMIIQTLHPCHTLDSDCKRFYRTVMVIITGGVAGVAALCLSTILIWPITIQRRLAVIRGLIGTDDDETSSCEINGIMN; encoded by the exons ATGTCCGATCAGCCGGTAACTTTACCCATGTGCAGGCGACTGACGTACGCCGTGGGACATTTCTTCAACGACCTCTGCGCGTCTATGTGGTTCACGTATTTGCTGGTGTATTATAACTCGGTTCTCGGTTTCAATGATAAGAACGCAGGTGCGCTGCTGCTGGTCGGGCAGATCGCGGACGGGATCTGCACTCCGCTTGTTGGTTACGAATCCGATCGGACGTCAGGATGTGGAAAGTATGGGAAAAGAAAGACCTGGCATTTAGTGG GAACAATAAGTGTATTTGCCTCCTTTCCATTCATATTAAACCCCTGCATTGGATGTGATGAGAGAACCCCACAGACCACAGGATTGATTTACATCATCCCATTCATCATCATCTTCCAATTTGGCTGGGCTGCTACCCAGATATCCCACCTGTCGCTCATTCCTGAGCTGGTCACATGCGAGCATGCCAAAGTGGAACTAACCTCATACAG GTATGCtttcacagtggtggcaaacatTGTGGTATATGCTGTGGCTTGGCTCTTGTTTCACTTCCAATACCAACATACAGAAGACCCATCGATTTCCCAGAATCTGGGCTGGGTTGATGTTCCCACATTCCGA TATCTGGCACTCATAATGTGGGCCATCGGTACTGTTACCTCCGTCATCTTTCACGTGGGCACTAAGGATGAAGGAGTCGAGCCTCAGGAGAGTGAAGAGACTCTTATCCGAAGCTCTTCCCAGAACTCCGGACCCCTGCTCCAATGGAAACACTGGCTCATCGAGCCTGCCTTCTATCAG GTTGCCCTACTATACATGTTCACAAGACTGATTGTAAATTTGTCCCAAACATACATCCCGATGTATCTGATAAACTCCTTATCACTTCCAAAG AACTACATTGCAACTATTCCCCTGGTCATGTATGTCAGTGGGCTTGTGTCTTCTCTGGTTTTGAAGCCTGTTAACAAATGGATCGGCACCTCT ATGGCCTATTTTGTAGGTCTTGTGCCCATTATGGGGTTTTCCTTTTGGGTTTTGGTGGACACAAACATGGGTCCACGGGTTTACGGAGCCGCCGTGCTGCTGGGAGCTGGATCTGCTGTCATTCTGGTCATGTCACTGTCCATGACTGCCAATCTCATCGGAGATCAAAGA caaagtGGTGCTTTTGTATATGGTGCAATGAGCTTCACTGATAAGGTGGCAAATGGAATTGGAGTCATGATAATACAGACTTTACACCCCTGTCA CACACTGGACTCTGACTGCAAAAGGTTTTACCGCACTGTCATGGTGATTATTACCGGCGGTGTGGCTGGCGTTgcagctctctgtctctctaccATTCTCATCTGGCCCATCACAATTCAGCGAC GTCTGGCGGTCATCAGAGGGCTGATTGGTACAGATGATGATGAAACGAGCAGCTGTGAGATCAACGGAATAATGAACTGA